A window from Phaenicophaeus curvirostris isolate KB17595 chromosome 13, BPBGC_Pcur_1.0, whole genome shotgun sequence encodes these proteins:
- the TAF7L gene encoding transcription initiation factor TFIID subunit 7-like, with protein MSKSKDDAPHELESQFVLRLPPEYASTVRRAVQSGNVNLKDRLTIELHADGRHGIVRVDRVPLAAKLVDLPCIIESLKTIDKKTFYKTADICQMLVCTVDGDLYPPLEEQTVSTDPKANKKKDKDREKKFIWNHGITLPLKNVRKRRFRKTAKKKYIESPDVEKEVKRLLSTDAEAVSVRWEVIAEDETKEADNHGSLTSLDISSPGMSGHKQGHGSSEHDELREIFNDISSSSEDEDERDHHDDEDLNIMDTEEDLERQLQDKLNESDGQQQENEGSNQIVMGIQKQIDNLKSKLQETQDRRKRQEDLIMKVENLALKTRLQAVLDEFKQQEEREKQQMTSLQEQLESLMEK; from the exons ATGAGCAAGAGCAAGGATGATGCTCCGCATGAGCTGGAGAGCCAGTTTGTGCTGCGGCTGCCGCCG GAATATGCCTCCACTGTGCGGCGAGCGGTACAGTCTGGGAATGTCAACTTGAAGGACAGGCTCACCATTGAGCTACACG CGGATGGACGCCATGGGATTGTCCGTGTAGACAGAGTGCCGCTGGCAGCCAAGCTGGTGGATCTGCCCTGCATCATCGAGAGCTTAAAAACCATTGACAAGAAAACCTTCTATAAGACAGCCGATATTTGCCAG ATGCTTGTTTGCACTGTGGATGGTGATCTCTATCCCCCTTTGGAAGAGCAAACTGTGAGCACTGACCCCAAGGCAAACAAGAAGAAGGACAaggacagagagaagaaattcaTCTGGAACCATGGCA TCactcttcctctgaaaaacGTACGGAAGAGACGATTCCGGAAGACAGCTAAGAAGAAG TATATAGAGTCTCCTGATGTGGAAAAAGAGGTGAAGCGTCTCCTGAGCACAGATGCTGAAGCTGTCAGTGTCC GCTGGGAAGTCATTGCTGAAGATGAAACAAAGGAAGCAGACAACCATGGTTCACTCACCAGCCTGGACATCTCCTCCCCAGGGATGTCGGGACATAAGCAGGGCCACGGCTCCTCAG AACATGATGAACTGCGGGAGATATTTAATGacatcagcagcagcagtgaagatGAAGATGAGAGGGATCATCATGACGACGAAGACCTGAACATCATGGATACTGAGGAGGACTTGGAGAGGCAGCTGCAGGACAAGCTGAATGAGTCTGATGGGCAGCAACAGGAGAACGAGGGGTCCAACCAGATAG TCATGGGGATCCAGAAACAGATTGACAATCTGAAAAGTAAACTCCAGGAGACCCAGGATAGGAGGAAGCGCCAGGAAGATCTCATTATGAAAGTGGAGAACCTGGCCCTCAAG ACCCGTCTCCAGGCTGTGCTGGATGAGTtcaagcagcaggaggagcGAGAGAAGCAGCAG ATGACGTCCCTGCAGGAACAGCTGGAGTCCCTCATGGAGAAGTGA